From a single Nitrogeniibacter mangrovi genomic region:
- the frr gene encoding ribosome recycling factor: MIPELKKATEAKMHKSLEALKNDLAKIRTGRAHTGLLDHVEVEYYGSMVPINQVANVTLIDARTIGVQPWEKPMVGKVEKAIRDSDLGLNPATMGELIRVPMPALTEERRRDLTKVVKQEGEGARVAVRNQRRDANSSLKDAVKNKEISEDDERRGQEEIQKLTDRFIAEIDKLLEQKEQELMQV; this comes from the coding sequence ATGATCCCCGAGTTGAAGAAGGCGACCGAGGCGAAGATGCACAAGTCGCTCGAGGCCCTCAAGAACGACCTTGCGAAGATCCGTACGGGCCGCGCACATACCGGTCTTCTGGATCATGTCGAAGTCGAGTACTACGGCAGCATGGTGCCGATCAACCAGGTGGCCAACGTCACCCTGATCGATGCCCGTACCATCGGTGTCCAGCCATGGGAAAAGCCCATGGTGGGCAAGGTGGAGAAAGCCATTCGTGATTCCGACCTGGGTCTGAACCCGGCCACGATGGGCGAACTGATCCGCGTGCCGATGCCGGCCCTGACCGAGGAGCGCCGCCGTGACCTGACCAAGGTGGTCAAGCAGGAAGGCGAAGGCGCCCGGGTGGCCGTGCGCAATCAGCGCCGTGACGCCAACAGCAGCCTCAAGGACGCGGTCAAGAACAAGGAGATCTCCGAAGACGATGAGCGCCGTGGCCAGGAAGAGATCCAGAAGCTCACGGATCGGTTCATCGCCGAGATCGACAAGC
- the pyrH gene encoding UMP kinase has product MTAAYQRILLKLSGEALMGEDAYGINQEVVSRIVAEVAEVSRLGVQVGVVIGGGNIFRGMAGAASGMDRATADYMGMLATVMNAMALADAMRAAGLNARVQSALRIDQVVEPYIRGKAIRYLEEGRVVVFGAGTGNPFFTTDTAAALRGAEIGAQIVLKATKVDGIYTADPKLDSSAERFSRISFDEAIARDLKVLDATAFALCRDQKLPINVFSIFKPGALKRVVTGEDEGTLVYC; this is encoded by the coding sequence ATGACCGCCGCCTATCAGCGTATTTTGCTCAAGTTGTCCGGTGAAGCCCTCATGGGCGAGGACGCGTATGGCATCAACCAGGAGGTCGTCTCGCGCATCGTCGCCGAGGTGGCCGAGGTGAGCCGGCTGGGTGTGCAGGTGGGCGTGGTCATCGGCGGCGGCAACATTTTCCGGGGCATGGCGGGCGCGGCGTCCGGCATGGACCGGGCGACCGCCGACTACATGGGCATGCTGGCCACCGTCATGAACGCGATGGCCCTGGCCGACGCGATGCGCGCGGCCGGCCTCAATGCCCGGGTCCAGTCGGCCCTGCGGATCGACCAGGTGGTCGAGCCGTACATTCGCGGCAAGGCGATCCGCTACCTGGAAGAAGGTCGGGTGGTGGTGTTCGGCGCCGGCACCGGCAACCCGTTCTTCACCACCGATACCGCCGCGGCACTGCGCGGTGCGGAGATCGGGGCGCAGATCGTGCTCAAGGCCACCAAGGTCGACGGCATCTACACCGCCGATCCCAAGCTCGATTCGAGTGCCGAGCGCTTTTCGCGCATCAGCTTCGACGAGGCCATTGCCCGCGACCTGAAGGTCCTCGACGCGACCGCGTTTGCGCTGTGTCGCGACCAGAAACTGCCGATCAACGTGTTCAGCATCTTCAAGCCGGGCGCGCTCAAGCGCGTCGTGACCGGCGAGGATGAAGGCACCTTGGTCTATTGCTGA
- the tsf gene encoding translation elongation factor Ts has protein sequence MAAITAGMVKELREKTDAPMMECKKALTEAEGDMAKAEEILRVKLGNKASKAAARVTAEGVVATYISADGKLAAMVELNCETDFVAKNDDFLELGAKVAELVATRNPADVAALSALEIGGKTVEAIRTELVGKIGENMSIRRFARIEAKGQVASYIHGGAKIGVLIDVVGGDEDMGRDLAMHIAASKPKALSADEVPAELIETERRIAAEKAAESGKPAEIVEKMVQGTVNKFLKEVTLLGQPFVKDDKQTVEALLKSKGASVASFVLYIVGEGIEKKVDDFAAEVAAQAAAAKK, from the coding sequence ATGGCGGCAATTACCGCAGGCATGGTCAAAGAGCTGCGCGAGAAGACCGATGCGCCCATGATGGAGTGCAAGAAGGCGCTGACCGAGGCCGAGGGCGACATGGCCAAGGCTGAAGAGATTCTTCGCGTCAAGCTGGGCAACAAGGCCAGCAAGGCGGCGGCCCGCGTGACCGCGGAAGGCGTCGTGGCCACCTACATCTCCGCTGACGGCAAGCTGGCGGCGATGGTCGAGCTCAACTGCGAGACCGACTTCGTGGCCAAGAACGACGACTTTCTCGAGCTCGGCGCGAAAGTGGCCGAACTGGTCGCGACCCGCAACCCGGCCGACGTGGCGGCGCTGTCCGCGCTGGAGATCGGCGGCAAGACCGTCGAGGCGATCCGGACCGAACTGGTCGGCAAGATCGGCGAGAACATGTCCATCCGTCGTTTCGCCCGCATCGAAGCCAAGGGTCAGGTGGCCAGTTATATCCACGGCGGCGCCAAGATCGGCGTGCTGATCGATGTGGTCGGCGGTGACGAGGACATGGGCCGCGATCTGGCCATGCACATCGCGGCCAGCAAGCCCAAGGCGCTGTCCGCAGACGAAGTGCCGGCCGAGCTGATCGAAACCGAGCGCCGCATCGCGGCCGAAAAGGCGGCCGAATCGGGCAAGCCTGCCGAGATCGTCGAGAAGATGGTTCAGGGCACGGTGAACAAGTTCCTCAAGGAAGTCACCCTGCTGGGCCAGCCCTTCGTCAAGGACGACAAGCAGACCGTCGAGGCCCTGCTCAAGTCCAAGGGCGCGTCGGTGGCCAGCTTCGTGCTGTACATCGTCGGTGAAGGCATCGAGAAGAAGGTCGACGACTTTGCCGCCGAAGTGGCCGCCCAGGCCGCTGCTGCGAAGAAGTAA
- the rpsB gene encoding 30S ribosomal protein S2, translated as MTVTMRQMLEAGVHFGHQTRFWNPRMAPFIFGQRNKIHIVNLEKTMVKYLEAMDYVRKLAANKGTILFVGTKRQAREIVAEEARRAGMPYVDERWLGGMLTNFKTVKQSIKRLKELEAMVEDGSIEKLSKKEALLTTREIEKLTKSIGGIKDMGGLPDAIFVIDVGYHKIALTEAKKLGIPLVAVVDTNHSPEGVDFVIPGNDDSSRAIRLYARGVADAVLEGRTQSLNEIVAAGSDEFVEVEEEVGGEAEQGEA; from the coding sequence ATGACTGTCACGATGCGTCAGATGCTCGAAGCGGGCGTCCATTTTGGTCACCAGACCCGTTTCTGGAATCCGCGTATGGCCCCGTTCATCTTCGGCCAGCGCAACAAGATCCACATCGTCAACCTCGAAAAGACGATGGTGAAGTACCTCGAGGCCATGGACTACGTTCGCAAGCTGGCTGCCAACAAGGGCACCATCCTGTTCGTCGGCACCAAGCGCCAGGCCCGCGAGATCGTGGCCGAGGAAGCGCGTCGCGCCGGCATGCCGTATGTCGATGAGCGCTGGCTCGGTGGCATGCTGACCAACTTCAAGACGGTCAAGCAGTCCATCAAGCGCCTCAAGGAACTGGAAGCCATGGTCGAGGACGGTTCCATCGAGAAGCTGTCCAAGAAGGAAGCGCTGCTGACCACCCGCGAGATCGAGAAGCTCACCAAGAGCATCGGCGGTATCAAGGACATGGGCGGCCTGCCGGACGCCATCTTCGTGATCGACGTCGGCTACCACAAGATCGCACTGACCGAGGCCAAGAAGCTGGGCATCCCGCTGGTGGCCGTGGTCGATACCAACCATTCGCCCGAAGGCGTCGATTTCGTGATTCCGGGTAACGATGACTCCAGTCGCGCCATCCGTCTCTACGCCCGTGGCGTTGCCGATGCCGTCCTCGAGGGTCGTACCCAGTCGCTCAACGAGATCGTCGCGGCCGGTTCCGACGAATTCGTCGAGGTCGAGGAAGAGGTCGGCGGCGAAGCCGAGCAGGGCGAAGCCTGA
- the map gene encoding type I methionyl aminopeptidase, which yields MSIHIKTPEEIAGMRVAGRLAAEVLDYITPFVTPGVTTEELDKLCHDYMVDVQGCVPAPLNYAPPGYSPYPKSICTSINHQVCHGVPADKALKNGDIVNLDITVIKDGFHGDTSRMFQVGNKVSILAKRLCQITYECMWLGIDTVKPGARLGDIGAAIQKHAEGNGFSVVREFCGHGIGRNFHEDPQVLHYGRAGTGLILEPGMIFTIEPMINAGKSAISELPDGWTIITKDRSLSAQWEHTILVTDTGHEVLTVSDGTPPIPDIISN from the coding sequence ATGAGCATTCATATCAAAACCCCCGAAGAGATCGCAGGCATGCGCGTTGCGGGCCGTCTGGCCGCCGAGGTGCTCGATTACATCACGCCCTTCGTCACACCCGGCGTCACCACCGAGGAGCTGGACAAGCTCTGCCACGACTACATGGTCGACGTGCAAGGTTGCGTGCCCGCCCCGCTCAATTACGCGCCGCCGGGGTATTCGCCCTACCCCAAGTCCATCTGCACCTCCATCAACCACCAGGTCTGCCATGGCGTACCGGCGGACAAGGCGCTGAAGAACGGGGATATCGTCAACCTCGACATCACGGTCATCAAGGACGGCTTCCACGGTGACACCAGCCGCATGTTCCAGGTCGGAAACAAGGTATCGATCCTGGCCAAGCGCCTGTGCCAGATCACCTACGAATGCATGTGGCTGGGCATCGACACGGTCAAGCCCGGCGCACGGCTCGGCGACATCGGCGCGGCGATCCAGAAGCACGCCGAGGGCAACGGTTTTTCGGTGGTGCGCGAATTCTGCGGCCACGGGATCGGGCGCAACTTCCATGAAGATCCGCAGGTGCTGCACTACGGACGTGCCGGCACCGGCCTGATCCTCGAACCCGGCATGATCTTCACCATCGAACCGATGATCAACGCCGGCAAGAGCGCCATCTCCGAATTGCCCGACGGATGGACCATCATCACCAAGGACCGGAGCCTCTCCGCCCAGTGGGAGCACACCATCCTGGTCACCGACACCGGCCACGAGGTGCTCACCGTGTCCGACGGCACGCCGCCGATCCCTGACATCATCTCCAACTGA
- a CDS encoding [protein-PII] uridylyltransferase, whose product MPDTIRPAISAIRNTLKEKEAALAESYEAHPLTRNYLRGRTAVVDEAIVHLWTACELDGECALVATGGYGRGELFPHSDIDLLILLPDVLGTDTEAALTRFVSALWDIGLHIGHSVRTVDECLEVAADDITIQTNLLETRLLFGAAVLLDDLRQRLQAALDVDRFYQAKQLEQDQRYERYEQSPYALEPNCKESPGGLRDLQVLGWISRAAGLGTSWRDLVRHRLITANEAHELRSAERFLQHIRIRLHLLVGRAEDRLLFDHQEKLARAFGVKATEGKRASEVLMQRYYLSAKKVMQLNAILILSYRAEFASTDKPAAFVINEHFQTVRDLLDIRDDELFRNHPGAMFEAFQIMQQRSELTGMTARTLRALWINRRRINAAFRANPHNRRRFIELLQAKRGIVSTFRRMNQYGLLSNYLPPWRKISCQMQHDLFHVYTVDSHTLMVLRNLRRFTMGEHAHEYPLMTQLMLGFDQHWLLYVASLFHDIAKGRGGDHSKLGMVDARRFCEQHGLAPEATDLVEWLVEHHLVMSHVAQKEDISDPAVVQRFAERMGSERRLTALYLLTHADIRGTSPKVWNGWKARLLEDLFHATRRLLRGASPEEALGLDDRRQDAQRLLRYHGLRPGVENALWRKLDSVYFMRHSSEEIAWHTRHLYHRPESDAPVVRARLSEAGEGLQVMVFARDRRDLFMRLCGFFARLGYTILDAKIHTTRHGYALDSFMLQYPGEEAHYREHIALIEHELPILLESDTPVERPPEARLSRHVKHFPVRPSVRLRADESGKQYILTLVAADRQGLLYDVAKTLAQFGVQLHTAKIATLGERVEDAFLVTGRGLSSDSHVLQIERELLKVLTI is encoded by the coding sequence ATGCCTGACACGATTCGCCCGGCGATTTCGGCGATCCGGAATACCCTCAAGGAAAAAGAGGCCGCCCTGGCCGAGAGCTACGAGGCGCACCCGCTGACGCGCAATTATCTGCGCGGACGCACCGCGGTGGTGGACGAAGCGATCGTCCACCTGTGGACCGCCTGCGAGCTCGATGGCGAATGCGCGCTCGTCGCCACCGGCGGTTATGGCCGCGGCGAGCTGTTCCCCCATTCGGACATCGACCTGCTGATCCTGCTGCCCGACGTCCTGGGCACCGACACCGAGGCGGCGCTTACCCGCTTCGTCAGCGCCCTGTGGGACATCGGCCTGCACATCGGCCACAGCGTGCGCACGGTGGACGAATGCCTCGAAGTGGCCGCCGACGACATCACCATCCAGACCAACCTGCTCGAGACGCGGCTGCTGTTCGGTGCCGCGGTGCTGCTTGATGACCTGCGCCAGCGCTTGCAGGCCGCCCTGGACGTGGACCGTTTCTATCAGGCCAAGCAGCTGGAGCAGGATCAGCGCTACGAGCGCTACGAGCAAAGCCCCTACGCGCTCGAACCGAACTGCAAGGAGAGCCCCGGCGGCCTGCGCGATCTCCAGGTACTCGGCTGGATCAGCCGCGCAGCGGGCCTGGGCACGAGCTGGCGGGATCTTGTGCGCCATCGTCTGATCACCGCAAACGAAGCCCATGAACTGCGCTCGGCGGAACGCTTTCTCCAGCACATCCGCATTCGCCTGCACCTGCTCGTGGGACGCGCCGAAGATCGGCTGCTGTTCGATCATCAGGAAAAGCTCGCCCGCGCCTTCGGCGTGAAGGCCACCGAGGGCAAGCGCGCCTCCGAAGTGCTGATGCAGCGCTACTACCTGTCGGCCAAGAAGGTGATGCAGCTCAACGCGATCCTGATCCTGAGCTACCGGGCCGAATTCGCCTCGACCGACAAACCCGCCGCCTTCGTCATCAACGAGCACTTCCAGACCGTTCGCGATCTGCTCGACATCCGCGACGACGAGCTGTTCAGGAATCACCCCGGAGCCATGTTCGAGGCGTTCCAGATCATGCAGCAGCGCTCGGAACTGACCGGGATGACGGCACGCACCCTGCGCGCCTTGTGGATCAATCGCCGCCGCATCAACGCTGCCTTCCGTGCCAACCCGCACAACCGCCGACGTTTCATCGAACTGTTGCAGGCCAAGCGAGGCATCGTCAGTACCTTCCGGCGGATGAACCAGTATGGGCTGCTGTCGAACTACCTGCCGCCGTGGCGCAAGATCTCGTGCCAGATGCAGCACGACCTGTTCCACGTCTATACGGTCGACTCGCACACCCTCATGGTCTTGCGCAACCTGCGCCGCTTTACCATGGGCGAGCACGCCCACGAATACCCGCTGATGACCCAGCTGATGCTGGGATTCGACCAGCACTGGCTCCTCTACGTGGCCTCCCTGTTCCACGACATCGCCAAAGGGCGCGGCGGAGATCACTCCAAGCTGGGCATGGTCGATGCCCGGCGCTTCTGCGAGCAGCATGGCCTCGCGCCGGAAGCGACCGACCTGGTGGAGTGGCTGGTGGAGCATCATCTGGTCATGTCGCACGTGGCGCAGAAGGAAGACATCTCCGATCCGGCTGTGGTCCAGCGTTTCGCCGAAAGGATGGGCTCCGAGCGCCGCCTGACCGCTCTGTACCTGCTCACCCACGCCGACATCCGTGGCACCAGCCCGAAAGTGTGGAACGGCTGGAAGGCGCGCCTGCTCGAAGACCTGTTTCATGCCACCCGCCGCCTGCTGCGCGGCGCATCGCCCGAAGAGGCGCTCGGACTTGACGATCGCCGCCAGGACGCCCAGCGGCTGCTGCGCTATCACGGGCTGCGACCGGGGGTGGAGAACGCGCTGTGGCGCAAGCTCGACTCGGTCTACTTCATGCGCCATTCGTCCGAAGAGATCGCCTGGCATACCCGCCACCTCTATCACCGCCCCGAGAGCGATGCGCCGGTGGTTCGGGCGCGCCTGAGCGAGGCCGGCGAAGGCTTGCAGGTGATGGTCTTCGCGCGCGATCGGCGCGATCTGTTCATGCGTCTGTGCGGTTTCTTCGCACGCCTGGGCTACACCATCCTGGACGCCAAGATCCACACCACGCGCCACGGCTACGCACTCGACAGCTTCATGCTCCAGTACCCGGGCGAGGAAGCCCATTACCGCGAGCACATCGCGCTCATCGAGCACGAGCTGCCGATCCTGCTCGAATCCGACACGCCGGTGGAGCGTCCGCCGGAGGCGCGCCTGTCGCGTCACGTGAAGCACTTTCCGGTGCGGCCGAGCGTGCGCCTGCGCGCCGACGAGAGTGGCAAACAGTACATCCTCACCCTGGTGGCGGCCGACC